Proteins found in one Deinococcus sp. YIM 134068 genomic segment:
- a CDS encoding ABC transporter permease, translated as MTAAPARGRLAGSPLLPMLAVLVVAVLLYLPLMLWANVGPAARALASGADLGCPTALACATQLRNPVLPAPGQLAQGFRSLSVPPTAPTSAPYNAVVTGGETLLGLVLATGLGLVLAALLVLSRSFERATLPWLVASQTVPIVAIAPMLAVLLGQYGVQGFLPKALIAAYIAFFPIAVGMSRGLRSPDALQLDLMRTYSASPGRVFFQLRLPASLPYLFTALKVAVTAALVGSIVAEISTISFSGLGKMLAENSRASDTIALWVIMAYGAGLGVSLVALVGLLERVVTPWRAGR; from the coding sequence ATGACCGCCGCGCCCGCGAGGGGAAGACTCGCCGGGTCCCCCCTCCTGCCTATGCTGGCGGTGCTGGTCGTCGCCGTGCTGCTCTACCTGCCGCTGATGCTGTGGGCGAACGTCGGCCCGGCGGCGCGGGCGCTGGCGAGCGGGGCGGACCTCGGGTGCCCGACGGCCCTTGCCTGTGCCACTCAACTTAGAAACCCCGTGCTGCCTGCGCCCGGCCAACTGGCGCAGGGCTTCCGCTCCCTCAGCGTGCCGCCCACCGCACCTACTTCCGCGCCGTACAACGCCGTCGTCACGGGTGGGGAGACGTTGCTGGGTCTGGTTCTGGCAACTGGGCTAGGTTTGGTCCTGGCGGCACTTCTGGTCCTGAGCCGGTCCTTCGAGCGGGCGACGCTGCCGTGGCTGGTCGCGTCACAGACGGTGCCCATCGTCGCCATCGCACCCATGCTGGCGGTGCTGCTCGGGCAGTACGGAGTACAGGGCTTCCTGCCCAAAGCCCTCATTGCCGCCTATATCGCCTTTTTCCCCATTGCCGTCGGGATGAGCCGGGGCCTTCGCAGCCCGGACGCGCTGCAACTCGACCTGATGCGGACGTACAGCGCGTCGCCGGGGCGGGTGTTCTTCCAGCTTCGGCTGCCCGCCAGCCTGCCCTACCTCTTCACGGCGCTCAAGGTGGCGGTGACGGCGGCGCTGGTGGGAAGCATCGTGGCGGAGATCAGCACGATTTCCTTTTCGGGGCTGGGCAAGATGCTCGCCGAGAACTCGCGGGCGTCGGACACCATCGCGCTGTGGGTGATCATGGCCTACGGCGCGGGGCTGGGCGTGAGTCTGGTCGCGTTGGTCGGTCTCCTCGAACGGGTAGTGACGCCGTGGCGAGCGGGGCGGTGA
- a CDS encoding ABC transporter permease gives MASGAVTWRGAARRPGLGAALPLALSGFGLLALAVALARLGTPPTQPQPWLIGVLALLLLGVLGIRSAAQGESRAARVLPAAFTLLLTVLAVEVLLRTYGVPAGLIPTPSRVLTALWEARTVLLQDTFYTFVLEALLGFVVGTVVGLALALLVVRFRFLERGLLPYAALFSSVPIVALAPVVVKAVGLEWPSKMVVVAITVLFPVVVNAVRGLQAAQPLHLDLLHTYAASPAQTFRTVRVPTALPFVFNALKVGSTLALISAIVAEFFGTDGHGLGFRIQIEVGRFNLAVVWAAIVLASVVGLAFFGLISALERRFAPVPQEGQG, from the coding sequence GTGGCGAGCGGGGCGGTGACGTGGCGCGGGGCGGCCCGCCGTCCCGGCCTGGGCGCGGCGCTGCCGCTGGCGCTGAGCGGCTTTGGCCTGCTGGCGCTCGCCGTCGCGCTGGCCCGGCTGGGAACGCCGCCGACCCAGCCCCAGCCCTGGCTCATCGGGGTGCTGGCGCTGCTGCTCCTCGGCGTTCTCGGCATTCGTTCGGCGGCACAGGGAGAGAGCCGGGCTGCCCGCGTCCTCCCCGCCGCCTTCACGCTGCTGCTCACGGTGCTTGCTGTGGAGGTCTTATTACGCACGTATGGGGTTCCAGCAGGTTTGATCCCTACTCCCAGCCGCGTCCTCACGGCGTTGTGGGAGGCGCGCACCGTCCTCCTTCAGGACACCTTCTACACCTTCGTGCTGGAGGCGCTGCTCGGTTTCGTGGTGGGCACCGTCGTCGGTCTCGCGCTCGCGTTGCTGGTCGTACGCTTCCGCTTCCTCGAACGCGGACTGCTGCCCTACGCGGCCCTCTTCAGCTCCGTGCCCATCGTGGCGCTCGCTCCCGTCGTGGTGAAGGCGGTGGGGCTGGAGTGGCCGAGCAAGATGGTCGTCGTGGCGATCACGGTGCTCTTTCCGGTCGTCGTGAACGCGGTGCGCGGATTGCAGGCGGCCCAGCCCCTCCACCTCGATCTGCTGCACACCTACGCGGCCAGTCCGGCGCAAACCTTCCGCACCGTGCGGGTGCCCACCGCGCTTCCCTTCGTCTTCAACGCCCTCAAGGTGGGGAGCACCCTCGCCCTGATCTCGGCCATCGTGGCGGAGTTCTTCGGCACGGACGGGCATGGGCTGGGCTTCCGCATTCAGATCGAGGTCGGACGCTTCAACCTCGCCGTCGTCTGGGCCGCCATCGTGCTGGCGAGCGTCGTCGGGCTGGCGTTCTTCGGCTTGATCAGCGCGTTGGAGAGGAGGTTCGCGCCTGTGCCGCAGGAGGGTCAGGGATGA
- a CDS encoding ABC transporter ATP-binding protein codes for MTQVLPSQAVHLPSAEPIVSVRDLQMVFPHPGGQTVALQDANLSIGRGEFISLIGPSGCGKTTLLRLLADLVQPTGGTILIGGQPPGQARRERKYGYVFQAPALLEWRTVLSNVTLPLEVMNVPGDRTARAREMLNLVGLAGFERRYPWQLSGGMQQRVSIARALAFDPPLLFMDEPFGALDEITREHLNLELLRLWRETGKTVIFVTHSISEAVFLSTRVVVMTARPGKIEGVVDVNLPQPRGDETRELPRFFELMTQVRELLRKGHA; via the coding sequence GTGACACAAGTGCTTCCTTCCCAGGCTGTTCACCTTCCCTCCGCCGAACCCATCGTCTCCGTCCGCGACCTCCAGATGGTTTTCCCACATCCGGGCGGGCAGACGGTCGCCCTTCAGGACGCCAACCTCAGCATCGGGCGGGGCGAGTTCATCAGCCTGATCGGGCCTTCCGGGTGCGGCAAGACGACGCTGCTGCGGTTGCTGGCGGACCTCGTGCAGCCTACGGGCGGGACCATCCTGATAGGGGGACAGCCGCCCGGACAGGCGCGGCGGGAGCGGAAGTACGGGTACGTCTTTCAGGCCCCGGCGTTGCTGGAGTGGCGCACGGTGCTGAGCAACGTCACCTTGCCGCTGGAGGTGATGAACGTGCCCGGCGACCGGACGGCCCGCGCCCGCGAGATGCTGAACCTCGTGGGGCTGGCGGGCTTCGAGCGGCGCTACCCGTGGCAGCTCTCCGGCGGAATGCAGCAGCGGGTGAGCATCGCGCGGGCGCTCGCCTTCGACCCGCCCCTCCTGTTCATGGACGAGCCGTTCGGGGCGCTCGACGAGATCACGCGCGAGCATCTCAACCTCGAACTCCTGCGGCTGTGGCGCGAGACGGGCAAAACGGTCATCTTCGTGACGCACAGCATCAGCGAAGCGGTGTTCCTGAGCACCCGCGTCGTGGTGATGACCGCCCGGCCCGGCAAGATCGAGGGGGTGGTGGACGTGAACCTCCCGCAGCCACGCGGCGACGAAACCCGCGAGCTGCCGCGCTTCTTCGAGTTGATGACGCAGGTTCGGGAACTGCTCAGGAAGGGGCACGCATGA
- a CDS encoding ABC transporter substrate-binding protein — MKHSKLTAAVSAVLAATLLASGAQAQKLVPVKVQLKWFPQAQFAGFFVAQAKGYYRAEGLDVQFLPTGDQSPIQTVATGTADFGTTWITDLLTARAQGIPVTHIAQLFQKSGYTLVALRSSNITKPQDFRGKRVGVWPSGNEYPAVALLKKYGLTTSLDSTVGNPSVQAVTYPFDPSIVFPDKVDLVSAMTYNEVDQIVGLGYSLDKLRVFRASDYGINLLEDLMFTTDRTLRNANFKGSGQSGQQIAAKLVRATLRGWNYAVKNQAEAVNIVLPLCGNTCKGSGTRADAKAHQTWQMTEVAKLYNSGPTNRGLAGYLDPAVYRNNVALLKSLGILKADPDAAAVTYSVWEAATGKKAAR, encoded by the coding sequence ATGAAGCACTCCAAGCTGACCGCCGCCGTCTCCGCCGTCCTCGCCGCCACTCTCCTCGCGTCCGGCGCTCAGGCTCAGAAGCTCGTGCCTGTCAAAGTGCAGCTCAAGTGGTTTCCGCAGGCGCAGTTTGCGGGCTTCTTCGTGGCGCAGGCGAAGGGGTACTACCGGGCCGAGGGGCTGGACGTGCAGTTCCTTCCGACCGGGGACCAGTCGCCGATTCAGACGGTGGCGACGGGGACCGCCGACTTCGGCACGACCTGGATCACCGACCTCCTGACCGCGCGGGCGCAGGGCATTCCGGTCACGCACATCGCGCAGCTTTTCCAGAAGAGCGGGTATACCCTCGTGGCGCTGAGGAGCAGCAACATCACCAAACCGCAGGATTTCCGGGGCAAGCGGGTCGGCGTGTGGCCCAGCGGCAACGAGTACCCGGCGGTGGCCCTCCTCAAGAAGTACGGCCTGACCACCAGCCTCGACAGCACCGTGGGCAACCCCAGCGTGCAGGCCGTGACGTACCCTTTCGACCCCAGCATCGTCTTCCCCGACAAGGTGGACCTCGTGTCGGCGATGACCTACAACGAGGTGGACCAGATCGTGGGCCTGGGCTACAGCCTCGACAAGCTGCGCGTCTTCCGCGCGTCGGACTACGGCATCAACCTCCTCGAAGACCTGATGTTCACCACCGACCGCACGCTGAGGAACGCCAACTTCAAGGGCAGCGGGCAGAGCGGCCAGCAGATCGCCGCCAAGCTCGTGCGCGCGACCCTCCGGGGCTGGAACTACGCCGTCAAGAATCAGGCCGAGGCCGTGAATATCGTCCTCCCGCTGTGCGGCAACACCTGCAAGGGCAGCGGCACCCGCGCCGACGCGAAGGCCCACCAGACCTGGCAGATGACCGAGGTCGCCAAGCTCTACAACTCCGGGCCGACGAACCGGGGACTGGCCGGATACCTCGACCCCGCCGTGTACCGCAATAACGTGGCGCTGCTCAAGAGTCTCGGCATCCTGAAGGCCGACCCGGACGCGGCAGCCGTGACGTACAGCGTATGGGAGGCCGCCACCGGAAAGAAGGCGGCACGGTGA
- a CDS encoding cobalt-precorrin-7 (C(5))-methyltransferase, producing MSPRSPHANPTPDRGHGVIVCVGAGPGHLDFLTRKGAALIEGADVVAGFDAVVDMVRPLIPGNAQVVMMGYRDQVAKLAEVAELHHAGKRCVVVFMGDIHFSGFQYLERVETACGHAVETVPGISSAQMLASRGRVCFDETTFLTFHRRGDLIPFKTHLRDVLRAGRNAIVIPRPWDFMPRDVASYLLAGSVSAAHHVEVWENLTRAEATWAGSLGELEGRDFSDMSILLIRALTPLPTGLEGER from the coding sequence GTGTCACCACGTTCCCCCCACGCGAACCCGACCCCAGACAGGGGGCACGGCGTGATCGTCTGCGTCGGTGCCGGACCCGGCCACCTCGACTTCCTGACCCGGAAGGGCGCGGCACTGATCGAGGGGGCCGACGTGGTGGCGGGCTTCGACGCCGTGGTGGACATGGTGCGGCCCCTGATCCCCGGAAACGCCCAGGTCGTCATGATGGGCTACCGCGATCAGGTGGCGAAACTCGCGGAGGTGGCCGAACTCCACCACGCCGGGAAGCGTTGCGTCGTCGTGTTCATGGGCGACATCCACTTCTCGGGCTTTCAGTACCTGGAGCGGGTGGAGACGGCCTGCGGGCACGCGGTCGAGACGGTGCCGGGCATCTCCAGCGCGCAGATGCTGGCGAGCCGGGGCCGCGTCTGCTTCGACGAGACGACCTTTCTGACCTTCCACCGCCGGGGCGACCTGATCCCCTTCAAGACCCACCTGCGCGACGTGCTGCGGGCCGGGCGCAACGCCATCGTGATTCCGCGCCCCTGGGACTTCATGCCGCGCGACGTGGCCTCGTACCTCCTCGCCGGAAGTGTGAGCGCCGCGCACCACGTCGAGGTCTGGGAGAACCTCACGCGGGCCGAGGCGACGTGGGCGGGCAGCCTGGGCGAGCTGGAGGGCCGGGACTTCTCCGACATGAGCATCCTGCTGATCCGCGCGCTAACGCCCCTGCCCACGGGGTTGGAGGGGGAACGATGA
- a CDS encoding type II toxin-antitoxin system VapC family toxin has translation MADTNIMLRYVQKDAERHAEVEAAVDRLIERGDEIVLVPQVMYEYWVVATRPYGTSNGLSYTTEEAHTALRLLNSAFNLFPDPPELYTTWLNLVVTHQVSGRQAHDARLAAAVFAHNLDASSPSMPHISNALA, from the coding sequence TTGGCCGACACCAACATCATGCTGCGTTACGTGCAGAAGGACGCCGAGCGGCACGCCGAGGTGGAGGCCGCTGTTGACAGGCTCATCGAGCGGGGCGACGAAATCGTGCTCGTCCCACAGGTGATGTACGAGTACTGGGTGGTGGCGACCCGGCCCTACGGCACCAGCAACGGCCTGAGCTACACCACCGAAGAGGCGCACACGGCCCTCCGGTTGCTGAACAGCGCTTTCAACCTGTTCCCGGACCCGCCGGAACTCTATACGACCTGGCTCAATCTGGTCGTGACCCATCAGGTTTCCGGTAGGCAGGCCCACGACGCCCGCCTGGCTGCTGCTGTCTTTGCTCACAACCTCGACGCCTCCTCACCCTCAATGCCCCACATTTCAAACGCTTTGGCCTGA
- the preA gene encoding NAD-dependent dihydropyrimidine dehydrogenase subunit PreA — protein MADLSVNFAGIRAPNPFWLASAPPTNSGAQIHRAFEHGWGGAVWKTIGAPVLNISNRYGGLSLGGQRLVAINNVELISDRPLEVNLREIAEVKRMWPDRAVIVSAMVDADPNAWREIVMQIEDTGADGIELNYGCPQGMSERGMGAAVGQVPEMCQLNTHWVTSVTRLPVIVKLTPNVTHITDPAHAALAGGAHALSLINTINSVMRVDLDTLLVTPSIGGQATHGGYAGPAVKPIALHMLSELMCDPTVRRSGVPICGMGGIQTWRDAAEFLLLGASALQVCTAAMHYGYRIIEDFTDGLSNWMDDKGFATIADVTGRSLPQMSSFGGLDLGYQAVARINPDKCIQCDLCYVACNDTAHQCIDLYSPEGVRVNPGFNVRDGGKQVAQGRPTPVVREPDCVGCALCANVCPVDGCIEMVSVPSGRESVTWDQLTAARPAVTQEWSEMEAYRAEAGIEIH, from the coding sequence ATGGCTGACCTCTCCGTGAACTTCGCGGGCATCCGGGCACCCAACCCCTTCTGGCTGGCCTCCGCGCCGCCGACGAACAGCGGGGCGCAGATTCACCGCGCCTTCGAGCACGGCTGGGGCGGGGCCGTGTGGAAGACCATCGGTGCTCCCGTCCTCAACATCTCCAACCGCTACGGGGGCCTCTCGCTCGGCGGGCAGCGGCTCGTCGCCATCAACAACGTCGAACTCATCTCCGACCGCCCGCTGGAGGTCAACCTGCGCGAGATCGCCGAGGTCAAGCGGATGTGGCCCGACCGCGCCGTCATCGTCTCCGCGATGGTGGACGCCGATCCCAACGCGTGGCGCGAGATCGTCATGCAGATCGAGGACACGGGCGCGGACGGCATAGAGCTGAACTACGGCTGCCCCCAGGGCATGAGCGAGCGCGGCATGGGCGCGGCGGTGGGCCAGGTGCCCGAGATGTGCCAGCTCAACACGCACTGGGTCACGAGCGTCACCCGCCTCCCCGTCATCGTGAAGCTCACGCCCAACGTCACCCACATCACCGACCCGGCGCACGCGGCGCTGGCGGGCGGGGCGCACGCCCTCAGTCTCATCAACACCATCAACAGCGTGATGCGGGTGGACCTCGACACGCTCCTCGTGACCCCCAGCATCGGCGGACAGGCCACCCACGGCGGGTACGCGGGTCCGGCAGTCAAGCCCATCGCGCTGCACATGCTCAGTGAGCTGATGTGCGACCCCACGGTGCGGAGAAGCGGCGTGCCGATCTGCGGCATGGGCGGTATCCAGACCTGGCGCGACGCCGCTGAATTCCTGCTGCTAGGGGCCTCGGCCCTTCAGGTCTGCACGGCGGCGATGCACTACGGCTACCGCATCATCGAGGACTTCACCGACGGCCTGAGCAACTGGATGGACGACAAGGGCTTTGCGACCATCGCGGACGTGACGGGCCGCAGCCTGCCGCAGATGAGCAGTTTCGGCGGGCTGGACCTCGGCTACCAGGCGGTCGCTCGGATCAACCCCGACAAGTGCATCCAGTGTGACCTCTGCTACGTCGCCTGCAACGACACCGCCCACCAGTGCATCGACCTGTACTCACCGGAGGGCGTGCGGGTGAATCCCGGCTTTAACGTCCGTGACGGCGGGAAGCAGGTCGCGCAGGGTCGTCCCACCCCGGTCGTCCGCGAGCCGGATTGCGTGGGCTGTGCGCTATGCGCCAACGTCTGCCCGGTGGACGGCTGCATCGAGATGGTGAGCGTGCCGAGCGGGAGGGAGTCCGTCACCTGGGACCAGCTCACCGCCGCCCGCCCCGCCGTGACCCAGGAGTGGAGCGAGATGGAGGCGTACCGGGCGGAGGCGGGGATCGAGATTCACTGA
- the hydA gene encoding dihydropyrimidinase → MALLIQHGRIVTADADFTADLLVEGETISQIGEGLTAPEGTRVIDASGKYVFPGFIDPHVHVYLPFMGTFAKDTHTTASQAALIGGTTTYIEMLAPSQSEPLRGGWEKWTGLAEDHSACDYTFHLGVTRWDDETEATLRDLVGQGMKSFKVFLAYKGAFGIDDHALYQTLKLAKELGVVVTAHCENADLVAELQRKLLSEGKTGPEWHEPSRPESVEAEGTAHFATFVEMTGAKGYVVHLSNTRALEAALEAKRRGVDLSVEVVIPHLLLDRTCAERPGVEGAKYVMSPPLRDKGNQAGLWDALARGEIDTVATDHCPFDVAQKAMGEGDFTRIPNGIPAIEDRVNLLYTYGVSRGNLSLARFVDAASTRAAKLFGLYPRKGAIAVGSDADLVIYDPAYRGHISAATSHMNNDYSGFEGWEIDGRPDVVTVRGQVAVEGGQFVGDPGRGQLLRR, encoded by the coding sequence GTGGCTCTCCTGATCCAACATGGCCGCATCGTCACCGCCGACGCCGACTTCACCGCCGACCTCCTCGTGGAGGGCGAGACCATCAGCCAGATCGGGGAGGGGCTGACCGCGCCCGAGGGCACCCGCGTAATTGACGCGAGCGGCAAGTACGTCTTTCCCGGCTTCATCGACCCGCACGTTCACGTCTACCTGCCGTTCATGGGCACCTTCGCCAAGGACACGCACACGACGGCGAGTCAGGCGGCCCTGATCGGCGGAACGACCACCTATATCGAGATGCTGGCCCCCTCCCAGAGCGAGCCGTTGCGGGGGGGCTGGGAGAAGTGGACGGGGCTGGCGGAGGATCACAGCGCCTGCGACTACACCTTCCACCTCGGGGTGACGCGCTGGGACGACGAGACGGAGGCCACCCTGCGCGACCTCGTGGGGCAGGGCATGAAGTCCTTCAAGGTCTTCCTCGCCTACAAGGGGGCCTTCGGCATCGACGACCACGCGCTTTACCAGACCCTCAAACTGGCGAAGGAACTCGGCGTGGTCGTCACCGCCCACTGCGAGAACGCCGACCTCGTGGCGGAACTCCAACGCAAGTTGCTCTCGGAAGGCAAGACCGGCCCCGAGTGGCACGAGCCGAGCCGCCCGGAGAGCGTGGAAGCCGAGGGCACCGCCCACTTCGCCACCTTCGTGGAGATGACGGGGGCGAAGGGCTACGTGGTTCACCTTTCCAACACTCGGGCGCTGGAAGCGGCGTTGGAAGCCAAGCGGCGCGGTGTGGACCTGAGCGTGGAGGTCGTCATCCCCCACCTCCTCCTCGACAGGACTTGCGCCGAGCGGCCCGGCGTGGAGGGGGCGAAGTACGTGATGAGTCCGCCACTGCGTGACAAGGGCAACCAGGCCGGACTCTGGGACGCCCTCGCGCGGGGAGAAATCGACACCGTGGCGACCGACCACTGCCCCTTCGATGTGGCTCAAAAGGCGATGGGCGAGGGCGACTTCACGCGGATTCCCAACGGCATCCCCGCCATCGAGGACCGGGTGAACCTGCTCTACACCTACGGGGTCAGCCGGGGGAACCTGAGCCTCGCGCGCTTCGTGGATGCGGCGAGCACGCGGGCGGCCAAGCTCTTCGGCCTCTACCCGCGCAAGGGGGCCATCGCGGTGGGATCGGACGCCGACCTCGTGATCTACGATCCCGCCTACCGGGGCCACATCTCAGCGGCGACGAGCCATATGAACAACGACTACAGCGGCTTCGAGGGCTGGGAGATCGACGGGCGGCCCGACGTGGTGACGGTGCGCGGCCAGGTCGCGGTGGAGGGCGGGCAATTCGTGGGGGACCCAGGGCGGGGGCAATTGCTGCGGCGGTGA
- a CDS encoding NAD(P)-dependent oxidoreductase — protein MERSSPAAADPEVFRFQEALPPLTPHEATVEANRCLYCYDAPCLQACPTHIDIPSFIRKISTGNLRGSGRVILEANFLGATCARVCPVQELCEGACVLGKDHTPIQIGRLQRYATDHIFERGIQVFTPSPPTGRSVAVVGSGPAGISASAELAKLGHRVTLYERRDLGGGLSTYGIIGLREPVEVSLREVEAAQNLGVEVRTGVELTDREGLDLLLAEYDAVFLALGLGAVPALGVPGEEAVLDGLDVIEASKVEPWRLKVGPLALGQRVVVIGAGNTAIDAATVGRKHGAEVEMVYRRTESEMTAYRHEYEFALHEGVRFTFLTQPVGVEVVGGQVTGLRCVRMRLGAPDASGRPRPEPIPGSEFTIPCETVIAAIGQEKPALAVELGLALDGGYLRVDDGLQTSLPRVYAGGDCIRVRGSASTVMAVQDGKLAAASIHAALCASPVAAD, from the coding sequence ATGGAACGTTCGAGTCCAGCCGCCGCCGACCCCGAAGTCTTCCGCTTTCAGGAGGCCCTGCCGCCCCTGACCCCGCACGAGGCGACGGTGGAGGCCAACCGCTGCCTGTATTGCTACGACGCGCCATGCCTGCAAGCCTGCCCCACGCACATCGACATCCCGAGCTTCATCCGCAAGATTTCGACCGGGAACCTGCGCGGGTCGGGCCGCGTCATTCTGGAGGCGAACTTCCTGGGGGCCACCTGTGCCCGCGTGTGCCCGGTGCAGGAGCTGTGCGAGGGCGCGTGCGTGCTCGGCAAGGACCACACGCCCATCCAGATTGGGCGTCTCCAGCGGTACGCCACCGACCACATCTTCGAGCGCGGCATCCAAGTCTTTACCCCCTCGCCCCCCACCGGGCGAAGCGTGGCGGTGGTCGGCAGCGGCCCGGCGGGGATCAGCGCGAGCGCCGAACTCGCCAAGCTGGGGCACCGGGTCACGCTGTACGAGCGGCGCGACCTCGGCGGTGGCCTGAGCACCTACGGCATCATCGGCCTGCGCGAACCCGTGGAGGTGTCCCTGCGCGAGGTGGAGGCGGCGCAGAACCTCGGCGTGGAGGTCCGTACCGGAGTCGAATTGACCGACCGCGAGGGGCTAGACCTGCTGCTGGCCGAGTACGACGCCGTGTTCCTCGCCCTCGGCCTCGGCGCGGTCCCGGCGCTCGGCGTGCCCGGTGAGGAGGCGGTGCTGGACGGCCTGGACGTGATCGAGGCGAGCAAGGTTGAACCCTGGCGGTTGAAGGTGGGACCGCTCGCCCTGGGTCAGCGGGTGGTCGTGATCGGTGCGGGCAACACCGCCATCGACGCGGCGACGGTGGGACGCAAGCACGGCGCGGAGGTCGAGATGGTCTACCGCCGAACCGAGAGCGAGATGACCGCCTACCGCCACGAGTACGAGTTCGCCCTGCACGAGGGCGTCCGCTTCACCTTCCTGACCCAGCCCGTCGGGGTGGAGGTCGTAGGCGGGCAGGTAACGGGCCTACGCTGCGTGCGAATGCGCCTCGGTGCCCCCGACGCCTCGGGCCGCCCCCGCCCGGAACCCATACCCGGCAGTGAGTTCACCATTCCGTGTGAGACCGTGATCGCGGCCATTGGACAGGAGAAACCGGCCCTCGCGGTGGAACTCGGCCTCGCGCTCGACGGCGGCTACCTCCGGGTGGACGACGGGCTGCAAACGAGCCTCCCTCGCGTCTACGCGGGCGGCGACTGTATCCGCGTGCGCGGCAGCGCGAGCACCGTCATGGCCGTGCAGGACGGCAAGCTGGCGGCGGCAAGCATTCACGCGGCGCTGTGTGCTTCGCCCGTGGCGGCGGACTGA
- a CDS encoding M20 family metallo-hydrolase: MSGGEVAESTRTGLDPARTVAELKELRQLTGDEDGAQRVAFTDTWLKARAFLKERLAELPVEVHQDPAGNLWATLRGESERELLIGGHLDSVPNGGWLDGSLNVLAGLEVMRRANAQYGGRPPVTLCLVDWADEEGARFGRSLYGSSAASGHFDVAEMTKLTDRDGVNLGDALARVGVKLEDAPQARDELKNAAAYLELHIEQGPMLERLGLPLGAVLGTVGVERHTLTFHGQAAHAGSTPMNVRRDAFLAAARLGQEIYAIAERHGGVCTVGSVKTWPGIVTSVVERCEITLDQRHLDAGKLAAMWQDAREAAERFAQEGGCTVEVGKLWNIEPIPFHPELIDAAEAAILETVPTSHRLPSGPLHDAAEVARAGVPTVMLFVQSLRGISHNKIEDTREEHIELSVVALDRLTDRAMAWIQGRG, translated from the coding sequence GTGAGTGGGGGAGAGGTCGCCGAGTCCACCCGGACCGGACTTGATCCCGCCCGAACTGTCGCGGAATTGAAGGAACTGCGGCAACTCACCGGGGACGAGGATGGGGCGCAGCGGGTCGCCTTCACCGACACCTGGCTCAAGGCCCGCGCCTTCCTGAAAGAACGTCTCGCCGAGCTGCCCGTCGAAGTTCATCAGGACCCCGCCGGGAATCTGTGGGCGACGCTCAGGGGCGAGTCGGAGCGTGAACTCCTGATCGGCGGGCACCTCGACAGCGTGCCGAACGGTGGCTGGCTGGACGGCTCGCTGAACGTGCTGGCCGGGCTGGAGGTCATGCGGCGCGCGAACGCCCAGTACGGAGGCCGCCCGCCCGTCACCCTCTGCCTCGTGGACTGGGCCGACGAGGAGGGGGCGCGTTTTGGTCGCTCCCTCTACGGGTCGAGCGCGGCGAGCGGGCATTTCGACGTGGCCGAGATGACGAAGTTGACCGACCGGGACGGGGTGAACCTGGGTGACGCCCTCGCGCGGGTTGGCGTGAAGTTGGAGGACGCTCCGCAGGCACGCGACGAGCTGAAGAACGCCGCCGCCTACCTCGAACTGCACATTGAGCAGGGGCCAATGCTGGAGAGGCTGGGCCTGCCGCTCGGCGCGGTGCTCGGGACGGTCGGCGTCGAGCGCCACACCCTGACCTTCCACGGGCAGGCGGCGCACGCGGGCAGCACGCCCATGAACGTCAGGCGAGATGCTTTCCTCGCTGCCGCGCGCTTGGGGCAGGAAATCTATGCCATCGCCGAGCGGCACGGCGGCGTCTGTACGGTCGGAAGCGTCAAGACGTGGCCGGGCATCGTCACAAGTGTGGTGGAGCGGTGCGAGATCACGCTCGATCAACGGCACCTCGACGCGGGGAAGCTGGCGGCGATGTGGCAGGACGCGCGGGAAGCGGCGGAGCGTTTCGCTCAGGAGGGCGGCTGCACGGTCGAGGTCGGCAAGCTATGGAACATCGAACCTATTCCCTTCCACCCCGAACTGATCGACGCGGCGGAGGCGGCCATTCTGGAAACCGTGCCGACGAGCCACCGCCTACCCAGCGGTCCCCTCCACGACGCGGCGGAGGTCGCCCGCGCCGGGGTGCCCACGGTGATGCTGTTCGTCCAAAGCCTCCGGGGCATCTCGCACAACAAGATCGAGGACACGCGGGAAGAGCACATCGAGCTGAGCGTCGTCGCCCTGGATCGTCTGACGGACCGGGCGATGGCGTGGATTCAGGGGCGGGGCTGA